In Paenibacillus sp. G2S3, a single window of DNA contains:
- a CDS encoding GH92 family glycosyl hydrolase, whose amino-acid sequence MHLGLLDYVNPLQGTKSDFRYSHGNTLPLTAMPFGMAAWSPQTHEAGGTWFFHPHHRHLEGIRLTHQPSPWIGDYGHLTLLPQTGPLLLSPGSRSSSFKPEEMQVSPHYFGVSLQRYRTRLELTPTERCAAIRITYADGQQNRLIIAPLKDESHLTFQPDKRRIIGFTRGHTAGVPDNFAMYFVIQFDTNILIEESGIFDGDYQPMGTYEGTGERLGAYVGLAVPESGIVGVKCGTSFISKEQALLNLVREIGESSFGEILSKAEASWEERLGCIVAESADEENLHTFYSCMYRICLFPRTWHEYNEQNEQIHYSPFNGSICRGPMYSDIGLWDVYRTSFPLYSILFPSLLGEIMQAWTLAYEESGWLPKWLSPGERSAMPGTLIDAAAADAVVKGIGGFDAERLYEGLLKHADHPSTDEKLGRRGLEIYLKHGYLPHDRFHESVSNTLDYVYGDFCIAQIAKALGNMDDYKRFMARAQNYKLLFDPEVGFMRGRNEDGTWEEGFDPLEWGNPFCEGGAWQGSWAVPHDFPGLASLMGGEEAFVRRLDQLMAEEPIFKVGSYGLEIHEMSEMAAADLGQFAISNQPSFHIPYIFARLGALSKTQYWVRKTMAKLFNSGMDGLPGDEDNGSMGAWYIWSAIGLYPLSPGIPEYVLGSPLFDKVTIQLENGRQWVIEAENNSPTNVYSKSIHWNHALWVQHSLPHEEIIKGGVLNFSMFSGVDRS is encoded by the coding sequence ATCCATTTGGGTTTGTTAGATTATGTTAATCCATTGCAGGGGACTAAGTCGGATTTCCGCTACTCACATGGCAATACGCTGCCGCTTACAGCGATGCCATTTGGCATGGCGGCTTGGAGCCCGCAAACCCATGAAGCAGGAGGGACCTGGTTCTTCCATCCACACCATCGCCACCTGGAGGGCATACGATTAACTCACCAGCCCAGTCCTTGGATCGGAGATTATGGACATCTAACGCTGTTGCCGCAGACTGGACCGCTATTGCTCAGTCCTGGTTCGCGCTCTTCTTCCTTTAAACCGGAAGAGATGCAAGTGTCCCCACACTACTTCGGTGTGTCTCTTCAGCGATATCGTACCCGACTGGAGCTGACCCCTACAGAGCGCTGTGCAGCGATAAGAATAACTTACGCTGATGGGCAGCAGAACAGGCTGATTATAGCACCGCTAAAAGACGAGTCACATCTCACCTTTCAACCGGATAAACGTAGGATTATCGGCTTTACAAGAGGCCATACTGCCGGGGTTCCCGATAATTTTGCAATGTATTTCGTCATTCAGTTTGATACGAATATTCTTATAGAAGAGTCGGGAATCTTTGACGGGGATTATCAGCCTATGGGCACATATGAAGGAACTGGCGAAAGGCTGGGCGCATACGTAGGATTAGCCGTACCGGAATCCGGTATAGTAGGAGTGAAATGCGGCACTTCTTTTATCAGCAAGGAGCAGGCGCTGCTGAATCTGGTCCGGGAAATCGGCGAGAGCAGCTTCGGGGAGATTTTGAGCAAAGCAGAGGCAAGCTGGGAAGAACGACTGGGCTGCATTGTTGCCGAAAGCGCGGATGAAGAGAACCTCCACACCTTTTACAGCTGCATGTACCGAATCTGCCTGTTCCCGAGAACGTGGCATGAATATAACGAGCAGAACGAGCAAATTCATTACAGTCCTTTTAACGGCAGCATTTGCCGGGGGCCAATGTATTCAGATATTGGACTGTGGGATGTATACCGGACTAGCTTCCCGTTATACAGTATCCTGTTTCCATCCTTGCTAGGCGAAATCATGCAGGCTTGGACATTAGCCTACGAGGAAAGCGGCTGGCTGCCGAAGTGGTTGTCGCCGGGTGAGCGCAGCGCCATGCCCGGCACATTGATCGATGCGGCTGCGGCAGATGCCGTGGTCAAGGGAATCGGTGGCTTCGATGCAGAGAGACTATATGAAGGCTTGCTGAAGCATGCAGATCATCCGTCCACAGATGAGAAGCTGGGCAGACGGGGGCTAGAAATATACTTGAAGCATGGCTATCTGCCGCATGATCGTTTTCATGAAAGTGTAAGCAACACGCTGGATTATGTATACGGAGATTTCTGTATCGCCCAAATAGCCAAAGCACTCGGAAATATGGATGATTATAAACGTTTTATGGCCCGGGCGCAGAATTACAAGCTGCTGTTTGATCCAGAGGTTGGGTTTATGAGAGGACGTAACGAGGACGGCACTTGGGAGGAGGGCTTTGATCCTCTCGAGTGGGGTAACCCGTTCTGTGAAGGTGGAGCTTGGCAAGGGAGCTGGGCAGTGCCCCATGATTTCCCGGGATTAGCCAGTCTGATGGGTGGCGAGGAAGCTTTTGTTCGGCGTCTGGACCAGTTGATGGCCGAGGAACCGATTTTTAAAGTGGGTTCTTATGGATTAGAAATTCATGAAATGTCGGAAATGGCCGCGGCCGATCTGGGGCAGTTTGCCATCAGCAATCAGCCCAGCTTCCATATTCCTTATATTTTCGCCAGACTCGGGGCATTGTCCAAAACACAATACTGGGTTCGTAAAACCATGGCTAAACTGTTCAACAGCGGAATGGATGGATTGCCCGGCGACGAGGATAATGGCAGCATGGGTGCCTGGTATATTTGGAGCGCCATCGGTCTGTATCCGTTAAGTCCCGGAATTCCCGAATATGTGCTTGGCAGCCCCCTATTTGATAAAGTAACGATTCAGCTTGAAAATGGGCGGCAATGGGTCATTGAAGCGGAGAACAATAGCCCCACTAATGTGTACAGTAAATCGATCCACTGGAACCATGCGCTTTGGGTGCAGCACTCTTTGCCTCATGAAGAGATTATCAAAGGTGGAGTTCTGAACTTCAGTATGTTTTCGGGGGTAGACCGTTCCTAA
- a CDS encoding peptidylprolyl isomerase, with product MTLRLHSKRNRLIAILTALLAGSLLLIGAIKVQAPQAEEPLLILNGQEVTAAEFSWHLQMNRALTADYFKQTYGADYSEKFWSTDYSGEQPIQKWMKESQTQLLTKRVELQLAQEAGVVSNISFEGFLKGMEHENQRRSQAAANKEVVYGPLHLDAQAYYSYYMSNLEDATIEAMRSNGVIEISDEQVRLEYEANLVAKYSRPGAIRLEWASLPFGPETEYKDQQGAMKKMELLRAAVTEEIGSDTGIHQQSKEFGVNVDEVKITSASRRTAALENPKVLLTAEQLAPGQISGLFVENDAIHLLYCLSVEDAGAIPFDQMKDAITLHLAQQKFRSMVDDKLSKAVPEWNYPMAERLANQAIQ from the coding sequence ATGACTTTAAGGCTTCATTCCAAAAGAAATCGACTTATCGCTATTCTGACCGCTTTATTAGCAGGAAGCCTGCTGCTGATTGGCGCGATAAAAGTGCAGGCTCCACAAGCAGAAGAACCACTTCTGATCCTTAACGGACAGGAGGTCACTGCAGCGGAGTTCAGCTGGCATCTTCAAATGAATCGGGCACTGACTGCTGATTATTTTAAACAGACCTACGGCGCCGACTATTCAGAGAAATTCTGGTCTACCGATTATTCCGGCGAACAACCAATCCAGAAATGGATGAAAGAATCCCAGACTCAGCTACTGACGAAGAGGGTGGAACTGCAGCTTGCTCAAGAAGCAGGGGTGGTATCGAACATCAGCTTTGAAGGTTTTCTAAAAGGAATGGAGCACGAGAATCAACGGAGGAGTCAGGCGGCAGCGAATAAGGAGGTGGTGTATGGTCCTCTTCACCTGGACGCACAGGCCTATTACAGTTATTACATGAGCAACCTTGAGGATGCCACGATTGAGGCAATGCGCAGCAACGGAGTTATCGAGATTTCAGATGAGCAGGTAAGGCTGGAATATGAAGCAAATCTAGTTGCTAAATATTCTCGTCCGGGAGCTATACGTCTTGAATGGGCGTCACTCCCCTTTGGTCCTGAAACAGAATACAAAGATCAGCAGGGAGCCATGAAAAAAATGGAATTGCTCCGGGCAGCAGTAACAGAAGAAATAGGATCAGATACAGGCATCCATCAGCAGTCAAAAGAGTTTGGTGTAAACGTCGACGAAGTAAAAATAACAAGTGCTTCACGACGAACAGCAGCTCTGGAAAATCCTAAGGTATTGCTTACCGCAGAACAGCTGGCTCCGGGACAGATTAGTGGCTTGTTTGTTGAAAATGATGCCATCCATCTACTTTACTGCCTATCGGTAGAGGATGCAGGAGCTATACCTTTCGATCAAATGAAGGATGCTATCACACTTCATTTGGCGCAACAGAAGTTTAGATCCATGGTGGACGATAAGCTATCCAAAGCTGTCCCAGAATGGAATTACCCAATGGCTGAAAGACTCGCAAACCAAGCCATTCAATAA
- a CDS encoding S-layer homology domain-containing protein, translating to MLKKLAKSLLMMVLIFTTVFPVMGASAHAEETYADDFSALPAAELRSENWLIDSSNPQFFGGDATRLVRTSTDTGYAVYSLTGIQSFTLQAYYFSGSTAVIKFYGSSDATAWTELPAINDSPTATGSGWYGTVYTPAGALPNDVNYLKIEISGDLDTWLMQLGHLTLSNVSLAPQLINDELDDVSQLYAFSTNWSLDTSNPSFFGEDHSRAVRTADSAESLVYHLHNLQHFIVRLHSFAGSSGSIKFYGSGDASTWTEISAIYEAPQSTGDAAWTGTNYTPAQGIASGIHYLKIELSGDSAPWLMQLGSVSLSNRLPGDGGNSGGDGDYYVDSFAGSDSNDGKTPETAWKTFSVVNQTTFEAGDRILLKKGGIWNEQFYPKGNGTDDKPITVTAYGSGSKPIINGGGMAGAAVYLRNASNWVIRGLEVTNYASERGTVYREGIMVENANGGTLRNIRIQDNYVHDVSSSFRYPTVSGAEGGPHAFGGISVYVGGTTGTDKFDGVWIEGNMVERIGRTGIVVWDQRFNGTDFATVNVTIRENYVKQADSDGILTFGADGALIEHNIAEEGGNYSEEGEFNGSAAIWPTRGKNNTVQFNESFNTNKPEGDGQGFNLDIDTMDSVVQYNYSHGNKGGFMLFVDAHLTPGVLTGSSNNVVRYNISQNDLTHTFNFAGGVTPDTQIYNNTIYIGTGQNTKIIDHEWDDAGNINAPYTFRNNLVYNLGQGGYNLPGVNGSFDHNLLYGNHPVSEPENTNPVTTNPLLVAQGSGGIGWNTVDGYKLREGSPALGAGAIIADNGGRDYWGNSVSAENPPNIGAYNGPGLDPATLPEAPVDDLRLYFQGLKIAPHITDGISGDISLQLQFTNSSGADPLSIKKISWKIGEGSGQLSGSESQLAEIAPNSKFTFPIPLPGFSEGVKYPLELTVDLEGYETVHLKQNIDINRMQHQTDTRSPALIDLSDGTPLLNGYNGADDLSGTAQLRWDADNIYLTADIRDDVFSHNASGINIWQNDSIQFSLAPGVPGDSQSWYEYGISQTPEGPQIYRWLSMKGAATGVLTKGTLSVTRDEATKITSYALALPWSEVSPIRAAVGHILSFSMLVNDNDGSGRKGYIEWGSGIGAAKDAALFRTFQFMNVKDEEETHPSDNADLSFLSIDGSEIPGFDRNKLTYTINVPFSKTAVTVTGRLLDPKAKLTVSGGSELKVGENSVSIKVTAANGTTTKTYTLKVVRSADSGGTDTPSSSSGNNNGGNNSNNGNIGGKIVNPMNIISAGRIQIQDSPDAEGMRLAQLSTGEIQKAMKGVQGGALALELTKLDATAKGVTFQLPVTELKENVTSLTIKAGATTVTLPIDKMGSNIPEGSKQLELSIHFVEPSTLSVALKEKWKTHAVYRISLIVDGKQIETLSQAAAMRVSFGYKLNPSVAPHQAIVYSVTNEGLAKVVKNSKYVSGTGSITFTTRSFGLFAAANTDIHFSDVKSDSAVILEALASRDLVHGTGDGKYEPARQITRAEFVQLLVSALDLQAENSSTFTDVSSDAWYYQAVSTAQALKLVNGRSEGLFGAKEPITRQEMAIILFRALSLAALQPVPSGNTAVFADQKQIGAFATEAVEHLQRTGIINGYTDGTFRPLNMTTRAEAAALIYRIMGL from the coding sequence ATGTTAAAAAAACTCGCAAAATCACTACTAATGATGGTGCTGATCTTTACGACAGTGTTCCCAGTAATGGGTGCTTCTGCCCATGCTGAAGAGACGTATGCCGATGATTTCTCGGCACTGCCAGCAGCGGAGTTACGTTCGGAGAATTGGTTGATTGACAGCAGTAATCCTCAATTCTTCGGCGGAGACGCCACACGGTTGGTCAGAACATCTACGGATACCGGCTATGCCGTCTATTCATTAACAGGAATTCAGTCATTTACGCTTCAGGCCTATTATTTCTCCGGTTCAACGGCCGTAATCAAGTTTTACGGATCGAGTGATGCGACAGCGTGGACGGAGCTTCCAGCCATTAATGACAGTCCCACAGCAACCGGTTCTGGTTGGTATGGAACAGTCTACACACCCGCAGGTGCACTTCCGAATGATGTCAATTATCTCAAAATCGAGATCAGCGGCGACCTCGATACTTGGCTGATGCAGCTTGGACATCTTACACTCTCCAATGTATCACTTGCACCTCAACTGATTAATGATGAGCTTGATGACGTTTCACAGCTGTATGCATTCAGTACAAATTGGTCTTTAGATACAAGCAATCCCTCTTTTTTTGGTGAAGATCATTCTCGTGCGGTGAGAACAGCAGATTCGGCAGAATCACTTGTGTACCATTTGCATAATTTGCAGCATTTCATTGTCCGCCTACATTCCTTTGCCGGGTCTAGCGGAAGCATCAAGTTCTATGGTTCGGGGGATGCATCCACCTGGACAGAGATTTCAGCAATATATGAAGCTCCACAATCCACAGGAGATGCAGCTTGGACAGGGACGAATTATACCCCAGCACAAGGGATTGCTTCCGGCATTCATTATTTAAAAATCGAGCTCAGCGGTGATTCCGCCCCCTGGCTGATGCAGCTAGGATCGGTCTCCTTGTCTAACCGCTTGCCTGGAGATGGAGGGAACAGCGGTGGAGACGGAGATTACTACGTCGATTCATTTGCAGGCAGCGACAGCAATGATGGAAAAACACCGGAGACAGCCTGGAAGACCTTCTCTGTAGTGAACCAGACCACCTTTGAGGCTGGTGACCGAATTTTGTTAAAGAAGGGTGGAATCTGGAACGAACAATTTTATCCTAAAGGCAACGGAACAGACGATAAACCGATAACAGTCACTGCTTATGGGAGCGGGAGCAAACCGATTATCAATGGTGGAGGCATGGCCGGAGCAGCTGTATACCTACGTAATGCCTCAAACTGGGTGATTCGGGGTCTTGAGGTTACTAATTATGCTTCCGAGAGAGGAACGGTTTACCGGGAAGGCATAATGGTGGAGAACGCAAACGGAGGGACATTAAGAAATATCCGCATCCAGGATAACTATGTTCATGATGTATCAAGCAGCTTCCGTTATCCGACAGTTTCCGGAGCTGAAGGGGGTCCGCATGCATTCGGTGGAATCTCCGTATATGTGGGCGGAACGACGGGCACAGACAAGTTCGATGGGGTATGGATCGAAGGTAACATGGTAGAACGAATTGGACGGACAGGAATTGTGGTATGGGATCAGCGTTTTAACGGTACCGACTTTGCTACGGTCAATGTTACGATCCGCGAGAATTACGTTAAGCAGGCGGATAGCGACGGCATTCTCACCTTTGGTGCGGACGGAGCGTTAATTGAGCATAACATAGCAGAAGAAGGTGGGAACTACTCCGAAGAAGGCGAGTTTAACGGCTCAGCTGCAATCTGGCCAACTCGGGGCAAGAATAATACAGTGCAGTTTAATGAGTCCTTTAACACAAATAAACCGGAAGGAGATGGTCAAGGCTTCAATCTGGATATCGATACCATGGACAGTGTAGTTCAATATAATTACAGCCATGGAAATAAGGGTGGATTTATGCTTTTTGTCGATGCTCATTTGACTCCAGGAGTGCTGACCGGCTCCTCTAATAATGTAGTCAGATACAACATCAGCCAGAATGATCTGACGCATACGTTTAATTTTGCAGGTGGGGTTACGCCAGATACGCAAATCTATAACAATACGATCTATATCGGCACTGGGCAAAACACCAAAATAATCGACCATGAATGGGACGACGCGGGAAATATCAACGCTCCCTATACGTTCAGGAACAATCTGGTCTACAACCTTGGACAGGGAGGTTATAATCTGCCCGGTGTAAATGGCAGCTTCGACCACAACCTGTTGTATGGAAATCATCCAGTAAGCGAGCCGGAAAATACGAATCCCGTCACAACGAATCCGCTCTTGGTTGCTCAGGGCAGCGGAGGAATTGGCTGGAATACAGTGGACGGTTACAAGCTAAGAGAAGGCTCCCCTGCGCTTGGGGCCGGTGCAATCATTGCAGACAACGGAGGCCGTGACTATTGGGGAAACTCAGTTTCAGCAGAAAATCCGCCGAATATCGGAGCCTATAATGGACCCGGACTTGATCCTGCCACACTGCCTGAAGCGCCTGTAGATGATCTGCGATTATATTTTCAAGGCTTAAAAATTGCTCCACATATTACAGATGGTATTAGCGGGGATATTTCACTGCAACTTCAGTTTACAAACAGTTCTGGAGCAGACCCTCTGAGTATTAAGAAAATTTCCTGGAAAATAGGGGAAGGAAGTGGCCAGCTCAGCGGTAGCGAGTCGCAACTAGCCGAAATCGCTCCAAATAGCAAATTCACTTTTCCAATTCCCTTGCCCGGATTCTCTGAAGGCGTTAAATATCCTCTTGAGTTGACAGTTGACCTTGAAGGCTATGAGACAGTTCACCTCAAGCAAAACATAGATATTAACCGGATGCAGCATCAGACAGATACAAGAAGTCCCGCTTTGATTGATCTTTCGGATGGAACACCTTTGCTTAACGGATATAACGGTGCAGATGATCTTAGCGGAACAGCGCAACTGCGCTGGGACGCGGATAACATCTATTTGACCGCCGATATCCGTGATGATGTATTCAGCCATAATGCTTCCGGGATTAATATTTGGCAAAATGACAGTATTCAATTCAGCCTCGCTCCCGGTGTACCGGGCGATAGCCAATCCTGGTATGAATACGGAATATCGCAGACGCCGGAGGGGCCGCAAATTTATCGTTGGCTGTCTATGAAGGGTGCCGCTACCGGAGTGTTGACCAAAGGAACACTAAGTGTAACCCGAGATGAAGCGACTAAGATTACCTCATATGCACTGGCACTGCCTTGGAGCGAAGTAAGTCCAATTCGGGCAGCGGTTGGCCATATCTTGAGCTTCTCGATGTTAGTCAACGATAATGATGGCTCGGGCCGCAAAGGTTATATTGAGTGGGGTTCAGGCATTGGCGCTGCGAAGGACGCGGCACTCTTCCGCACCTTCCAGTTTATGAATGTCAAAGATGAAGAGGAGACACATCCGAGTGATAATGCTGATTTGAGCTTTTTGAGTATAGATGGTTCAGAAATTCCCGGGTTTGACCGTAACAAATTGACCTATACAATTAATGTGCCCTTTTCTAAAACAGCTGTGACTGTTACAGGGAGACTGTTAGATCCGAAAGCCAAATTAACAGTATCTGGCGGAAGTGAACTTAAAGTAGGAGAAAATAGCGTCAGCATCAAAGTTACAGCCGCAAATGGAACAACAACAAAGACCTACACTTTGAAAGTGGTACGGAGTGCAGACAGCGGGGGAACAGATACGCCCAGCAGTTCGTCCGGCAACAATAATGGCGGGAACAATAGTAACAATGGAAACATTGGAGGGAAAATAGTTAATCCAATGAATATAATCTCAGCCGGCCGTATTCAGATTCAGGATTCACCTGATGCTGAAGGAATGCGCCTTGCACAGCTTTCCACTGGAGAAATTCAAAAAGCAATGAAGGGTGTGCAAGGTGGTGCTTTGGCACTTGAGCTTACTAAATTAGATGCCACAGCTAAGGGTGTAACCTTTCAATTGCCCGTGACCGAACTGAAAGAGAATGTTACCTCTCTTACAATAAAAGCAGGTGCAACCACTGTAACGCTGCCAATTGATAAGATGGGGAGCAATATTCCGGAGGGTTCCAAGCAGTTGGAGCTATCCATTCATTTTGTTGAACCTTCAACCCTTTCTGTTGCCTTAAAAGAGAAATGGAAAACGCATGCTGTGTACCGGATCTCCTTGATAGTAGACGGAAAACAAATAGAAACATTAAGTCAAGCTGCGGCAATGAGGGTATCGTTTGGATATAAATTGAACCCTAGTGTAGCGCCACATCAAGCCATCGTCTATTCAGTTACCAATGAGGGTCTGGCGAAAGTGGTTAAGAACTCCAAATACGTATCAGGCACAGGCAGCATCACGTTTACAACGCGTAGCTTCGGCCTCTTTGCTGCTGCTAATACAGATATTCACTTCTCTGATGTCAAATCAGACTCTGCCGTTATCCTAGAAGCGCTAGCTTCCCGTGATCTGGTTCATGGCACAGGCGATGGCAAATATGAGCCTGCCCGCCAAATCACCAGAGCGGAGTTTGTTCAATTGCTGGTATCGGCGCTGGATCTTCAGGCTGAGAACAGCAGTACTTTCACAGATGTGAGTTCAGACGCTTGGTATTACCAAGCTGTCTCAACGGCTCAGGCATTAAAGCTTGTTAACGGACGCAGCGAAGGCTTATTTGGCGCAAAAGAACCGATTACTCGTCAAGAAATGGCTATTATTTTGTTCCGCGCTCTGAGCTTAGCTGCTCTTCAGCCGGTTCCCTCCGGTAATACCGCAGTCTTTGCTGATCAAAAGCAAATCGGAGCTTTTGCCACGGAAGCGGTTGAGCACCTGCAGCGGACAGGAATTATCAACGGTTATACCGACGGAACCTTCAGACCACTGAACATGACCACCCGTGCGGAAGCAGCTGCTTTGATTTACAGAATCATGGGATTGTAA
- a CDS encoding DNA-binding protein has protein sequence MKNLSNVICSVILGIAIITGCFIIKGSQPSINATKNNEISNKPLMTIQETARYLNITESQVRKIIFTEETMLKTQGSYTGVLFPIIKIADDILVSSSALKDWIKESVQQRKEF, from the coding sequence ATGAAAAATCTTAGTAACGTTATTTGTTCTGTAATCTTAGGAATTGCAATCATAACTGGTTGTTTTATTATTAAAGGAAGTCAACCATCCATAAATGCAACAAAAAATAATGAAATCTCTAATAAACCCTTAATGACAATTCAAGAAACTGCTAGATATTTAAACATAACTGAATCTCAAGTTCGCAAGATTATTTTTACTGAAGAAACCATGCTGAAAACACAAGGCTCATATACCGGGGTGTTGTTTCCCATTATTAAAATAGCTGATGATATTTTAGTAAGTTCGTCCGCTTTAAAAGACTGGATAAAAGAATCCGTACAACAAAGAAAAGAATTTTAA
- a CDS encoding class I SAM-dependent methyltransferase yields MHCILCGPAPSIAVFHEYSSFTLMQCGNCGLIFRANIAEVDTTGLIADIYNTEWIAMREKYAQATYSDHALFNLMLLEMFSPEKGALLEIGSGTGEFLHAAGNGGWRAVGIEPSQMSRAYAKYKYGVDLVKDEWKSTQDDDASDNSDLPRYDAVVFWHVLEHISDPFAFLKDIRKLLTTQGKIYFSIPNSHSLTNEIYGPESPLFIEPDHLYHYTDANVRELLNQAGFEISSIFTRQLVPASDVLIDAHPLYGPNTPFVERMTLLARWQGERRGHEICCVARVKE; encoded by the coding sequence ATGCATTGTATTTTGTGTGGCCCTGCTCCATCCATCGCCGTATTCCATGAATATAGTTCGTTTACGCTGATGCAGTGTGGCAACTGCGGTCTTATCTTTAGAGCGAATATTGCGGAGGTAGATACAACCGGCTTAATCGCAGATATTTATAATACGGAATGGATTGCAATGCGTGAAAAATATGCTCAAGCTACCTATTCCGACCATGCTCTGTTTAATTTAATGCTACTGGAAATGTTCAGTCCAGAAAAAGGAGCATTGCTAGAGATTGGCTCTGGAACAGGTGAATTTTTACATGCTGCTGGAAATGGCGGCTGGAGAGCGGTTGGCATTGAACCCTCACAAATGTCACGAGCCTATGCCAAATATAAATACGGTGTGGATCTAGTTAAAGATGAATGGAAAAGCACCCAGGATGATGACGCGTCTGATAACTCTGATCTTCCCCGTTATGATGCGGTAGTGTTCTGGCATGTACTTGAGCATATCTCCGATCCATTTGCATTTTTGAAGGATATTCGTAAGCTTTTGACAACGCAAGGAAAAATATATTTCAGTATTCCCAACAGCCATTCATTAACCAACGAAATCTATGGACCTGAATCACCGTTATTTATTGAGCCCGATCACCTGTATCATTACACGGACGCTAATGTGCGTGAATTACTCAATCAGGCTGGATTTGAAATCAGTTCGATATTTACGCGGCAGCTGGTTCCCGCTTCGGATGTATTGATCGATGCACATCCTCTCTATGGACCAAATACTCCATTTGTGGAACGAATGACGCTTTTGGCCAGATGGCAAGGCGAACGTCGCGGACATGAAATATGTTGTGTGGCCAGAGTGAAAGAATAA
- a CDS encoding glycosyltransferase, with protein MRILAASPVHQQPETLNLFLNSLERLHMDNYTVDYLFVDDNDQAASSELLELFAEKHQERVLPFLQGSKNTVKRQDEYTHYWPSELVWKVAGYKNALIGTALQLNYDALLLIDSDLLLHPSTLCRLENTGKDIVSEIFWTRWQPEGSLLPQVWMSDNYNLYENRFGEMLTEEQQHIAEQEFLDKLRVPGLYEVGGLGACTLIRRNVLEAGVHFGQIPNITFWGEDRHFCIRAAAMGFPLYVDTHYPAFHLYREHDREEGEIFMAQSATSTSAGNIQIPSLKTSSRYHFPFSEVKSSQFPESRGDKGNPVFQRTQPKLTLTMTVYNEADRKLIEVLQSCRGFIDEAVIIDDGSQDGSGDLCREVLQGIPLRLIRNETPSFENEAALRLQQWKETLTVSPEWILNIDADEMFEDGFADAVRPLIASTSKDVICFRLYDMWSETHFRSDSYWQSHQYYRPFLLRYRPNCPYNWREQPLHCGRFPENILTRPFELSEYRIKHWGWYTPTLRELKHERYLRLDPNARFGWKEQYESILDPNPKLLIWEE; from the coding sequence GTGCGAATATTAGCTGCCAGCCCAGTACATCAGCAACCGGAGACCTTAAATTTGTTCCTGAATTCCTTAGAGCGACTGCATATGGATAACTATACCGTTGATTATCTGTTTGTTGATGATAATGATCAGGCAGCATCTAGTGAGCTGCTAGAGCTTTTTGCGGAAAAACATCAGGAAAGAGTTCTCCCCTTCCTTCAAGGCTCCAAAAATACAGTCAAAAGGCAGGATGAGTATACGCATTATTGGCCCTCTGAGCTGGTATGGAAGGTGGCGGGATATAAAAATGCTCTGATCGGCACAGCGCTTCAATTGAATTATGATGCGTTGTTATTGATCGATTCTGATCTACTCCTGCATCCTTCTACGTTATGCAGACTTGAGAACACTGGGAAGGATATTGTTTCAGAAATATTCTGGACTCGGTGGCAGCCTGAAGGCAGCCTCCTACCACAGGTATGGATGAGCGACAATTACAATCTGTACGAGAATAGATTTGGGGAAATGTTAACGGAAGAGCAACAGCACATAGCAGAGCAGGAGTTTCTCGATAAGCTGCGTGTGCCGGGCTTATATGAAGTAGGTGGCTTGGGAGCCTGTACGTTGATTAGGCGAAATGTTCTGGAAGCTGGTGTTCACTTCGGTCAAATTCCGAATATTACTTTTTGGGGAGAAGATCGACATTTTTGCATTCGTGCTGCAGCAATGGGTTTTCCACTTTATGTGGACACCCACTACCCAGCCTTTCATCTGTACCGAGAGCATGACCGTGAAGAAGGAGAAATCTTCATGGCTCAGTCTGCAACATCCACCAGTGCTGGTAATATTCAAATTCCCTCCCTAAAAACATCAAGTCGTTACCATTTCCCATTTTCAGAAGTTAAAAGCAGTCAGTTTCCTGAATCTCGCGGAGACAAAGGCAATCCTGTATTCCAACGGACACAGCCTAAATTAACTTTGACAATGACAGTATACAATGAGGCAGATCGCAAATTAATTGAGGTACTACAGAGCTGCCGAGGGTTCATTGATGAGGCGGTAATTATTGATGATGGCAGTCAAGACGGCAGTGGAGATTTATGCCGGGAAGTGTTGCAGGGTATCCCCTTGCGTTTGATCCGTAACGAGACACCATCTTTTGAAAATGAAGCCGCCCTGCGCCTTCAACAATGGAAAGAGACGCTTACCGTTTCCCCTGAATGGATTCTAAATATTGACGCGGATGAAATGTTCGAAGACGGTTTCGCAGACGCTGTCAGACCACTGATCGCTTCAACTTCAAAAGATGTCATCTGCTTCCGGTTGTACGATATGTGGTCAGAGACACATTTCCGCAGTGACAGCTATTGGCAGTCCCATCAATATTACCGGCCTTTTCTACTTCGGTACCGCCCTAACTGCCCCTACAACTGGAGAGAGCAACCATTACACTGCGGCAGATTTCCAGAGAACATCCTAACCCGCCCTTTTGAGCTGAGTGAATATCGCATTAAGCATTGGGGATGGTACACCCCTACACTAAGAGAATTAAAACATGAACGCTACTTGCGCCTTGATCCGAACGCCCGTTTTGGCTGGAAAGAGCAATATGAATCGATCCTCGATCCTAATCCTAAGCTATTGATCTGGGAAGAGTAA